A genomic stretch from Sinorhizobium terangae includes:
- a CDS encoding GNAT family N-acetyltransferase produces MIGNTPFPGNTNGRASRLLGGLAQPGFDASQPEQTISVGRPGRYLSIYSARAGYELQRELDYLSNRAIEPNIFFTGRFLAPAMPRLEDRVIRLAVIRDNDERRSRMRFLMPFSIEKPGFAIGPSIIRAWSNPFGPLGVPLLDAEDAAETISNLYEALAAPSSGLPPVLVLPDVRLKGRFAQLARAVAISENLPLTVTDSFERPMLESLLDGPTYLRKSIKRAHFKELRRQWKNLEKHGQLTYNVARQPEEIRLRMEEFLALEASGWKGRERSAMITDRFRAAFAREAITNLAETDSVRIHTLDLDGKAIAAMVVLLMAGEAYTWKTAYDERYALYSPGKLLLAELTEWHLDDANITRSDSCAVPDHPMISRFWQEREEMGTLVIGLHQNRDRDVRQVAAQLHLYRNTRNMARLLREKIRALAGR; encoded by the coding sequence ATGATCGGCAATACACCCTTCCCCGGAAACACGAACGGCAGGGCGAGCCGCCTGCTCGGCGGATTGGCCCAACCCGGCTTCGACGCGTCACAACCCGAGCAGACCATCAGCGTGGGGCGGCCCGGCCGCTATCTTTCGATCTATTCCGCAAGGGCAGGCTACGAGTTGCAGCGAGAGCTCGATTACCTTTCCAACCGCGCGATAGAACCGAACATATTCTTTACCGGCCGCTTCCTCGCCCCGGCCATGCCGCGCCTGGAAGACCGCGTCATCCGGCTCGCCGTGATCCGGGACAACGACGAACGCCGCAGCCGAATGCGCTTCCTCATGCCGTTTTCGATCGAGAAGCCGGGCTTTGCGATCGGCCCCTCGATCATTCGTGCCTGGTCCAACCCGTTCGGACCGCTGGGCGTGCCGCTGCTCGATGCAGAAGATGCGGCCGAAACGATCAGCAATCTCTACGAAGCGTTGGCCGCCCCCTCCTCCGGTCTGCCGCCGGTGCTCGTGCTGCCGGATGTAAGACTCAAGGGCCGCTTCGCACAGCTCGCGCGTGCCGTCGCGATCAGCGAAAACCTGCCGCTCACCGTGACCGACAGCTTTGAACGGCCGATGCTGGAAAGCCTGCTCGACGGTCCGACCTATCTGCGCAAGTCAATCAAACGCGCGCATTTCAAGGAATTGCGGCGCCAGTGGAAGAACCTCGAAAAGCACGGACAGCTGACCTACAACGTCGCGCGCCAGCCTGAGGAGATCCGGCTGCGCATGGAGGAATTCCTGGCGCTGGAGGCTTCCGGCTGGAAGGGGCGCGAACGCAGCGCCATGATCACGGATCGCTTCCGCGCCGCCTTTGCTCGCGAGGCGATCACCAATCTCGCCGAGACCGACAGCGTCCGCATCCACACACTCGATCTCGACGGCAAGGCGATCGCCGCCATGGTCGTTCTGCTGATGGCCGGCGAGGCTTATACGTGGAAGACCGCCTATGACGAGCGATATGCCTTATATTCGCCCGGCAAGCTGCTGCTCGCCGAACTGACGGAATGGCACCTCGACGACGCCAACATTACCCGCTCCGATTCCTGCGCGGTGCCCGATCACCCGATGATTAGCCGCTTCTGGCAGGAGCGCGAGGAGATGGGAACGCTCGTCATCGGCCTGCACCAGAACCGTGACCGCGACGTCCGCCAGGTTGCGGCCCAACTCCACCTCTATCGCAACACCCGCAACATGGCGCGGCTGCTGCGCGAGAAGATACGGGCGCTCGCCGGCCGCTGA
- a CDS encoding lipopolysaccharide biosynthesis protein translates to MLPSALRQRLSPLLARLGPIASGADPKSRAQRTALIAFAIRIFSAAIALVSQIVLARLMGEFEYGVFVFVWVLAVLFGNLSCLGLHAAVIRFVPEYQMADAVAEIRGLTTVARVFALLSATVLAAIGGIGLWFFADMIEHYHLVALYLGLVALPMIALGDVMDGTARAHSWPLAAMSPTFIVRPLLILVFMVLAIAAGLPNTAKTAMVAALAATYITTLAQFLAMTSRLRRRYVRGPMKIELGSWLRLSVPIFLVEGFGFLLTNSDVVIVGLYLPPDDVAIYFAAAKTMALVHFVMFAVKAAAGPRFSEAMASGESRQLAEIATESAHWSFWPSLAMGGTVLIAGRFLLSLFGPAFTAGAPLMAVLFAGILAKAFVGPVETLLTMAGRQKLCAMLYATALAVNIALNFVLIPAFGLMGAAFATAGAMFFEAAILHLAARRTFAIPLLAFAGAGSGNDKNEAIRP, encoded by the coding sequence ATGCTGCCGTCGGCGCTGAGGCAACGCCTGTCTCCGCTGCTGGCCAGGCTTGGACCGATCGCGTCCGGCGCTGATCCGAAGAGCCGCGCCCAGCGCACGGCGCTGATCGCCTTCGCGATCCGCATCTTCAGCGCGGCCATTGCCCTCGTCTCGCAGATCGTTCTCGCTCGTCTGATGGGCGAGTTCGAATACGGTGTCTTCGTCTTCGTCTGGGTCCTGGCCGTCCTGTTCGGCAACCTGTCCTGCCTCGGCCTGCATGCGGCCGTGATCCGCTTCGTGCCGGAATATCAGATGGCGGACGCCGTGGCCGAGATCCGCGGGCTGACGACCGTGGCGCGCGTCTTTGCGCTGTTGTCGGCGACCGTACTCGCCGCCATCGGCGGCATCGGTCTCTGGTTCTTTGCCGACATGATCGAGCACTATCATCTCGTCGCCCTTTACCTCGGCCTGGTCGCCCTGCCGATGATTGCGCTCGGCGACGTGATGGACGGCACCGCCCGCGCGCATAGCTGGCCGCTTGCGGCGATGAGCCCCACCTTCATCGTCCGGCCGCTGCTCATTCTCGTCTTCATGGTGTTAGCCATCGCCGCCGGCTTGCCGAATACGGCGAAGACGGCAATGGTCGCCGCGCTGGCAGCCACCTACATCACGACGCTCGCGCAGTTTCTCGCGATGACGTCGCGCCTGCGCAGGCGCTACGTTCGCGGGCCGATGAAGATCGAACTCGGATCATGGCTGCGCCTTTCCGTGCCGATATTTCTAGTCGAAGGTTTCGGTTTCCTGCTGACAAATTCCGACGTGGTGATCGTCGGGCTCTACCTGCCGCCAGACGACGTCGCGATCTACTTTGCGGCTGCCAAGACCATGGCTCTCGTTCATTTCGTCATGTTCGCCGTAAAGGCGGCGGCGGGGCCGCGCTTCTCCGAGGCGATGGCTTCCGGCGAAAGCCGCCAGCTTGCAGAAATCGCAACCGAAAGCGCACACTGGTCCTTCTGGCCCTCGCTCGCGATGGGCGGCACGGTGCTTATCGCCGGTCGTTTTCTTTTGTCGCTATTCGGCCCGGCCTTCACCGCCGGCGCGCCGTTGATGGCGGTCCTGTTTGCCGGGATTCTGGCCAAGGCCTTCGTCGGCCCGGTCGAAACCCTGCTTACCATGGCCGGCCGACAGAAGCTCTGTGCGATGCTTTACGCGACCGCGCTCGCCGTCAACATCGCGCTGAACTTTGTTCTCATCCCGGCCTTCGGCCTGATGGGCGCAGCCTTCGCCACCGCCGGCGCGATGTTCTTCGAGGCGGCAATTCTGCACCTCGCGGCAAGACGCACCTTCGCCATCCCCCTTCTCGCTTTCGCGGGCGCAGGAAGCGGCAACGACAAGAACGAGGCGATCCGTCCATGA
- the secA gene encoding preprotein translocase subunit SecA, whose amino-acid sequence MVSLGGLARKLFGSANERRVRSYKGRVDDINALEAEMKALSDEALAAKTTEFRRQLAEGKTLDDILVPAFAVVREAARRVLGLRPFDVQLIGGMILHERAISEMKTGEGKTLVATLPVYLNALAGKGVHVVTVNDYLAQRDAGMMGRIYGFLGLTTGVIIHGLTDEQRRDAYACDVTYATNNELGFDYLRDNMKYERSQMVQRGHFFAIVDEVDSILVDEARTPLIISGPLDDRSDLYNTINEFIPLLAPEDYEIDEKQRSANFSEEGTEKLENMLRQAGLLKGESLYDIENVAIVHHVNNALKAHKLFTRDKDYIVRNGEIVIIDEFTGRMMPGRRYSEGQHQALEAKEKVQIQPENQTLASITFQNYFRMYEKLAGMTGTAATEAEEFGNIYGLEVVEVPTNLPIQRADEDDEVYRTAGEKYKAIIDEIKAAHERGQPMLVGTTSIEKSELLADMLKKSGFSKFQVLNARYHEQEAYIVAQAGVPGAVTIATNMAGRGTDIQLGGNPDMRIQQELAEMEPGPEREAREKAIREEVQKLKEKALAAGGLYVLATERHESRRIDNQLRGRSGRQGDPGRSKFYLSLQDDLMRIFGSDRMDGMLQKLGLKEGEAIVHPWINKALERAQKKVEARNFDIRKNLLKYDDVLNDQRKVIFEQRIELMDAESVTETVTDMRNEVIEEIVSKRIPERAYAEQWDVEGLKADVQQYLNLDLPLTEWAAEEGIAEDDILERVTAAADKAAADRAERFGPDIMQYVERSVVLQTLDHLWREHIVNLDHLRSVIGFRGYAQRDPLQEYKSEAFELFHGLLGNLRQAVTAQLMRVELVREAPEAPQALPPMEGHHIDPLTGEDDFAHAGAPLLAAAPADRNPADPSTWGKVSRNEPCPCGSGKKYKHCHGIYEA is encoded by the coding sequence ATGGTCAGTCTCGGCGGCCTAGCCCGCAAGTTATTTGGTTCCGCCAATGAGCGCCGCGTCCGTAGTTACAAGGGCCGGGTGGACGACATCAACGCGCTTGAAGCCGAAATGAAGGCGCTCAGCGACGAAGCGCTGGCGGCAAAGACCACAGAATTCCGCCGGCAATTGGCCGAAGGTAAGACGCTCGACGACATCCTCGTGCCCGCCTTCGCCGTCGTGCGCGAAGCCGCGCGCCGCGTGCTCGGCCTGCGCCCCTTCGACGTTCAGCTCATCGGCGGCATGATCCTGCATGAGCGCGCCATATCCGAGATGAAGACCGGTGAAGGCAAGACGCTCGTCGCGACGCTGCCTGTCTACCTCAATGCGCTCGCCGGCAAGGGCGTCCATGTCGTCACCGTCAACGATTACCTTGCCCAACGCGACGCCGGCATGATGGGCCGCATCTACGGCTTCCTTGGCCTGACCACCGGTGTCATCATCCACGGCCTCACCGACGAGCAGCGCCGCGACGCCTATGCCTGCGACGTCACCTACGCGACCAACAACGAGCTCGGCTTCGACTATCTGCGCGACAACATGAAATATGAGCGCTCGCAGATGGTACAGCGCGGTCACTTCTTCGCGATCGTCGACGAAGTCGACTCCATCCTGGTCGACGAGGCACGCACGCCGTTGATCATCTCCGGTCCGCTCGACGACCGCTCCGACCTCTACAATACGATCAACGAGTTCATTCCGCTGCTTGCACCTGAAGACTACGAGATCGACGAGAAGCAGCGCTCGGCCAACTTCTCGGAGGAAGGCACCGAGAAACTCGAAAACATGCTTCGGCAGGCAGGGCTCTTGAAGGGCGAGTCGCTTTACGACATCGAGAACGTCGCGATCGTCCACCATGTCAACAATGCGCTGAAGGCCCACAAGCTCTTCACGCGCGACAAGGACTACATCGTGCGCAACGGCGAGATCGTCATCATCGACGAGTTCACCGGCCGCATGATGCCGGGCCGTCGTTATTCCGAAGGCCAGCACCAGGCGCTGGAGGCCAAGGAAAAGGTCCAAATCCAGCCCGAGAACCAGACGCTCGCCTCGATCACTTTCCAGAACTACTTCCGCATGTACGAAAAGCTTGCCGGCATGACCGGTACGGCAGCGACGGAAGCAGAGGAATTCGGCAACATCTACGGCCTCGAAGTGGTTGAAGTTCCGACCAATCTGCCGATCCAGCGCGCCGACGAGGACGACGAGGTCTATCGGACGGCGGGCGAGAAGTACAAAGCGATCATCGACGAGATCAAGGCCGCGCACGAACGTGGCCAACCGATGCTGGTCGGCACCACCTCCATCGAAAAGTCCGAACTCCTCGCCGACATGCTGAAGAAGAGCGGCTTCTCGAAATTCCAGGTCTTGAACGCCCGCTACCACGAACAGGAAGCCTATATCGTCGCGCAAGCCGGCGTCCCGGGGGCCGTGACGATCGCCACCAACATGGCCGGCCGCGGTACCGACATCCAGCTCGGCGGCAACCCCGATATGCGCATCCAGCAGGAACTGGCCGAGATGGAGCCGGGGCCGGAGCGCGAGGCACGAGAAAAGGCGATCCGCGAAGAAGTGCAGAAGCTCAAGGAGAAGGCACTCGCCGCCGGGGGCCTTTATGTTCTCGCAACCGAGCGCCATGAAAGCCGCCGCATCGACAACCAGTTGCGTGGCCGCTCGGGCCGTCAGGGAGACCCCGGGCGTTCGAAGTTCTACCTGTCGCTGCAGGACGACCTGATGCGCATCTTCGGGTCCGACCGCATGGACGGCATGTTGCAGAAGCTGGGCCTGAAGGAAGGCGAGGCAATCGTCCATCCATGGATCAACAAGGCGCTCGAGCGGGCACAGAAGAAGGTCGAGGCGCGCAACTTCGACATCCGCAAGAACCTGTTGAAATATGACGACGTGCTCAACGATCAGCGCAAGGTCATCTTCGAGCAGCGTATTGAGCTGATGGATGCCGAGAGCGTCACCGAGACGGTCACCGACATGCGCAACGAAGTGATCGAGGAAATCGTCAGCAAGCGGATTCCCGAGCGAGCCTATGCCGAGCAATGGGACGTTGAGGGCCTGAAGGCGGACGTCCAGCAATATCTCAACCTCGACCTGCCTCTCACCGAATGGGCGGCCGAGGAGGGCATCGCCGAGGACGATATTCTCGAACGCGTCACCGCTGCCGCCGACAAGGCTGCGGCCGACCGGGCGGAACGCTTCGGTCCCGACATCATGCAATATGTCGAGCGCTCCGTCGTGCTGCAGACGCTCGACCATCTCTGGCGCGAACACATCGTCAACCTCGACCATCTTCGTTCGGTCATCGGCTTCCGCGGCTACGCCCAGCGCGATCCGCTGCAGGAATACAAGTCCGAGGCCTTCGAACTGTTCCATGGCCTGCTCGGCAATCTCCGCCAGGCCGTGACGGCGCAACTGATGCGCGTCGAACTGGTGCGAGAGGCACCGGAGGCACCGCAGGCTCTGCCGCCGATGGAGGGTCATCACATCGATCCGCTGACCGGCGAGGATGACTTCGCGCATGCTGGTGCGCCGCTGCTGGCCGCGGCACCGGCGGACCGCAATCCGGCCGATCCCTCGACCTGGGGCAAGGTATCGCGCAACGAGCCCTGCCCCTGCGGCTCGGGCAAGAAATACAAGCATTGCCACGGAATATACGAAGCATGA
- a CDS encoding peptidylprolyl isomerase, translated as MSRYKTLAAAVFVAAIALQGAHAEETDPVIAKVGEQEVRQSELNLALGGLDPQLQQMPEEQKRAAALSAVIDVKLLAKNAEKEGLQDDAVFKLRIAYLTERELHNAFFKKHVVDAVTKEDVKARYDKEIAAIPAQEEIKARHILVKTEDEAKAVIKELDAGKSFVELAKAKSSDPNKDDGGDLGYFAKGRMVPEFEAAAFALEKGTYTKTPVKTQFGFHVILVEDKRPQAPPTLEQVEPQVRQLVMRDKYLELLASAKKETGVEISDPALKKAYDEANKPQETK; from the coding sequence ATGTCCAGATACAAGACTTTGGCGGCTGCGGTTTTCGTCGCGGCGATCGCTTTGCAGGGAGCGCACGCCGAAGAAACCGATCCGGTAATCGCGAAGGTTGGCGAGCAGGAAGTCCGCCAGTCCGAGCTCAATCTCGCTCTCGGTGGTCTCGATCCTCAGCTTCAGCAGATGCCGGAAGAACAGAAGCGCGCCGCCGCGCTTTCGGCCGTCATCGATGTCAAGCTACTGGCAAAGAACGCCGAGAAGGAGGGCCTCCAGGACGACGCTGTCTTCAAGCTGCGCATCGCCTATCTCACCGAACGCGAACTGCACAATGCGTTCTTCAAGAAGCATGTCGTGGATGCGGTGACGAAGGAAGATGTCAAGGCACGCTACGACAAGGAAATTGCCGCAATCCCGGCGCAGGAAGAGATCAAGGCACGCCACATCCTGGTGAAGACCGAGGACGAGGCCAAGGCCGTGATCAAGGAGCTTGACGCCGGCAAGAGCTTCGTCGAACTCGCCAAGGCCAAGTCGTCCGATCCGAACAAGGATGACGGCGGCGATCTGGGCTATTTCGCCAAAGGCCGGATGGTGCCGGAATTCGAGGCAGCCGCCTTCGCTCTCGAAAAGGGCACCTACACCAAAACCCCGGTGAAGACGCAGTTCGGCTTCCACGTCATCCTCGTCGAGGACAAGCGCCCGCAGGCGCCGCCGACGCTGGAACAAGTCGAGCCGCAGGTTCGTCAGCTCGTCATGCGTGACAAGTACCTTGAGCTCCTGGCTTCCGCGAAAAAGGAAACCGGCGTCGAAATTTCGGATCCGGCGCTCAAGAAGGCCTACGACGAGGCCAACAAGCCCCAGGAAACGAAGTAA